One Polynucleobacter sp. MG-5-Ahmo-C2 genomic window carries:
- the rplD gene encoding 50S ribosomal protein L4, whose protein sequence is MELKLLQDNGTLGAGVQASPEVFEREYNEALVHQVVVAYQANARSGNRAQKDREQVKHTTKKPWRQKGTGRARAGMSSSPLWRGGGRIFPNSPEENFSQKVNKKMYRAGMRSILSQLAREGRLNVVDQFNLDAPKTKVLADKVKAMGLDSVLIIVDQVSENLFLASRNLHKVAVCEPQHADPLALVQYKKVLVSKAAIAKIEELLK, encoded by the coding sequence ATGGAACTTAAGCTTCTCCAAGACAACGGTACTTTAGGTGCAGGCGTACAAGCCTCGCCAGAAGTATTCGAGCGCGAATATAACGAAGCATTGGTACACCAAGTGGTAGTGGCATACCAAGCAAATGCACGTAGTGGAAACCGTGCACAAAAAGACCGTGAGCAAGTTAAGCACACAACCAAGAAGCCTTGGCGTCAAAAGGGCACTGGTCGTGCACGTGCTGGTATGAGTTCTTCCCCGCTATGGCGTGGAGGTGGTCGTATATTCCCGAATTCCCCAGAAGAGAATTTCAGCCAAAAAGTAAACAAGAAAATGTACCGCGCTGGTATGAGATCGATTTTGTCTCAGTTAGCTCGCGAAGGTCGCTTGAATGTTGTTGATCAATTTAATCTTGACGCTCCAAAGACTAAAGTTTTAGCTGACAAAGTTAAGGCAATGGGCTTGGATTCAGTTTTGATCATCGTTGATCAGGTTAGCGAGAATTTGTTCTTGGCATCACGCAATTTGCATAAGGTTGCTGTATGTGAGCCACAGCATGCTGATCCATTAGCTTTGGTTCAATACAAAAAAGTATTGGTTAGCAAAGCTGCGATCGCAAAAATTGAGGAGTTGCTGAAATGA
- the rplW gene encoding 50S ribosomal protein L23 — protein sequence MSQVRKNDHNLMKVLLGPVISEKATMVAEKNEQVVFQVARDANKLDVKQAVELLFKVQVDSVQIVNQKGKPKRYGRFEGRRDHTKKAYVNLKPGQEINFEAEAN from the coding sequence ATGAGCCAAGTCCGTAAAAACGATCACAATCTAATGAAGGTTCTGCTTGGACCGGTTATCTCTGAAAAAGCAACTATGGTTGCAGAGAAAAACGAACAAGTAGTGTTCCAAGTAGCTCGCGATGCTAACAAGCTCGATGTAAAACAAGCAGTTGAATTGCTCTTTAAAGTGCAAGTTGACTCAGTTCAAATCGTGAATCAAAAGGGTAAGCCTAAGCGCTATGGCCGTTTTGAAGGTCGTCGTGACCACACTAAGAAGGCCTATGTGAATTTGAAGCCAGGTCAAGAAATTAACTTTGAAGCGGAGGCGAATTAA